GACCTGCAAGGGCAACCGAGCACGGATCCACGAGGAGCTTCAGGCCCAGGGAGCGGAGCTGTCCTACCCCGCTCTGACGGCCTTCTGCCGCCGGGAGGGCATCGGTGTGAAGCCGATCCTCCCGGCCGGGAGCTATCACTTCGAGCCGGGCCAGGAGATGCAGCACGATACCTCCCCGCACTGGGTGAGGATCGGCGACAAGGACCGGAAGGTCCAAACCGCATCGGCGGTGCTGTGTCATTCCAGGATGATCTTCATCCAGTGCTACCCGAGGTTTCGTCGATTCGAGT
This genomic stretch from bacterium harbors:
- a CDS encoding transposase family protein, coding for MSYPALTAFCRREGIGVKPILPAGSYHFEPGQEMQHDTSPHWVRIGDKDRKVQTASAVLCHSRMIFIQCYPRFRRFECKSFLTEALRYFGGACEIVMIDNTHVVVLRGTGMTMIPVPEMEAFAHRFGFLFKAHEIGDANRKAHVE